The Nitrospirota bacterium nucleotide sequence CATCCCCTCCGATCTGACCAGGGAACTGAACGCTCCGAACCTGCACCATGTCGCGCGGGGGAAATGGCGGGGCCGACGGGATTTGAACCCGCGACCTCCAGATTGACAATCTGGCGTCCTAAACCAGGCTGAACGACGGCCCCATAAATCCAGGAAAGATAGCGGACAGGACGGCGCGCCCGACGCCGCCCGGCAACGAATCAATACAGCCTGAAGACATTGACGCAGGGAAGAATGACGTTCGATGAAAAGCGGCTCCCCCATCCACCTGGCACCGAAATCTGGTAGGCGGAACAGGGATCGAACCTGTGACCTCTGCCTTGTAAGGGCAGCGCTCTCCCACCTGAGCTATCCGCCCGAATCTTCAAGCTTGCCGAATGGTTGCGCGAACGGTGCGGATGGTACCAAGTCCGCTCCGCCTTGTCAACCGGTGGCCGGCTCTGTCGCGGAGGATTTTCGCGACGCGGGACGTCGAGGAATCCTTTACGACCCTCTGAACGTGAGGTCACCAATGCTCGGTCATGAACCAGCCGGCGATCGAGAGCCGTCGGTTCGTTCCGGCCAACGTGTCCACGCGGGCCACCCGGTGGAACCGCGGAACGGCGAAGATCGCCAGGGTTCCCGGTTGGGGCATGATGCAATGGGAGAGCTCCAGCGTGCGCTCTCCCTGCCGGGAGCCTTTGGGCTCGTAGATCAACAGTTCGCCGCCCCAATCCGGCTCCCAGGTCTGGTGAAAATACGTGGCGAGGGCCAGCCGTCTCGCCGGGAGCGAGGCGCCGGGAGCGGCTCCGTAGCCCTGGTCGGTGTCGTCGTGCATGGGCAGACAGTCCCCGGCCGCGTAGGAGTAATAACAGAAGCCCAGGTGGCGCTGCTTGATGTTCGGAAACGATTCGATGTAGTCGGCGATGCAGGGCAGCGTCACCCGGTTCAGGAACATCGAAGCCTCCGGGGCGTTGATCTGGGCCTTGGCCCAGTTCCCGCAGTTGGGAAACGAGCGTGCGACCTCGGGCATCTCGCTCAGCGCGGTCCACTTCTGCCGGCTCATCGCCTCGCGGAAATAGGCCATTTCGTCCGGCGACCAGAATTCCTCGAGCACCAGCACTGGGTCGCGGTGAAACGAAAAGGTCCTGGGGTCGAAGTTCTGGAATCGCGTGCGCACGGGGTGATCTCGTCGTCTGGCCGTCGGCGGCCCGCCTCTCTGGTTCTCTGAGGGTAACGAGCGGCCTTCCCGCTTGTCAATCACCGGCTCCTGGCTCCGGCTGCGGCCGGCGCGGGCGGCGTCGCACTTTGCGCGGAAACCGGTCGGCGTGCAGTTGCTTGAGACGCGCGCGCTCCACGTGCGTGTAGATCTGCGTGGTGGTGATGCGCGCATGGCCGAGCATGGCCTGGACCGACCGGAGGTCGGCGCCGTGGTCCAGCAGGTGCGTGGCGAACGAGTGCCGCAGCATGTGTGGGGAGATCGGCTTGACGATGCCGGCCCGGCGCGCGCGAGCCCGCAAGGCCTTCCAGAATCCCTGCCGCGTCAGCCGCCCGCCCCGCCTGGTCACGAAGAGATAGGGAGACGGCCGCCCCTTCACGAGGGCGCCGCGCGCCTGTTCCAGGTAGACTTCCAGCTTCCGGCGGGCCGTCTCACCGATCGGCACGACCCGCTGCTTCGCCCCCTTGCCGCTCGCCAGCACGTAGCCCACCGCCAGATTCACCTGTCCCTGCTGCAGCATGAC carries:
- a CDS encoding 2OG-Fe(II) oxygenase family protein, producing the protein MRTRFQNFDPRTFSFHRDPVLVLEEFWSPDEMAYFREAMSRQKWTALSEMPEVARSFPNCGNWAKAQINAPEASMFLNRVTLPCIADYIESFPNIKQRHLGFCYYSYAAGDCLPMHDDTDQGYGAAPGASLPARRLALATYFHQTWEPDWGGELLIYEPKGSRQGERTLELSHCIMPQPGTLAIFAVPRFHRVARVDTLAGTNRRLSIAGWFMTEHW
- the xerD gene encoding site-specific tyrosine recombinase XerD — protein: MDERTEQPLAEPFIERYLTDLRVEGGLSDNTLAAYRRDLQKLQDFLALRRVRDLADVTRQTVSEFLAHLKRANLSPASTARCVAALRGFFRFLGRERVTRQNPVLSLSTPRPWVRLPKVLSQAQVTALLDYAGGSGPEDRRDAAMVELLYATGLRVSELVMLQQGQVNLAVGYVLASGKGAKQRVVPIGETARRKLEVYLEQARGALVKGRPSPYLFVTRRGGRLTRQGFWKALRARARRAGIVKPISPHMLRHSFATHLLDHGADLRSVQAMLGHARITTTQIYTHVERARLKQLHADRFPRKVRRRPRRPQPEPGAGD